The following coding sequences lie in one Pan paniscus chromosome X, NHGRI_mPanPan1-v2.0_pri, whole genome shotgun sequence genomic window:
- the ZNF75D gene encoding zinc finger protein 75D isoform X8 produces the protein MKIAQKTMGRENPGDTHSVQKWHRAFPRKKRKKLATCKQELPKLMDLHGKGPTGEKPFKCQECGKSFRVSSDLIKHHRIHTGEKPYKCQQCDRRFRWSSDLNKHFMTHQGIKPYRCSWCGKSFSHNTNLHTHQRIHTGEKPFKCDECGKRFIQNSHLIKHQRTHTGEQPYTCSLCKRNFSRRSSLLRHQKLHRRREACLVSPN, from the coding sequence ATGAAAATTGCCCAGAAAACAATGGGCAGGGAAAATCCTGGTGATACACACAGTGTACAGAAATGGCATCGAGCTTTtccaaggaagaaaagaaagaaacttgcaACTTGTAAACAAGAGCTTCCAAAACTTATGGATCTTCATGGGAAAGGCCCCACAGGGGAGAAACCTTTTAAGTGTCAGGAATGTGGGAAAAGCTTCAGAGTTAGCTCTGATCTTATTAAACACCacagaattcacactggagagaaaccctataaatgtcaACAATGTGACAGGAGGTTTAGATGGAGTTCAGATCTTAATAAGCACTTCATGACCCATCAAGGAATAAAACCATATAGATGCTCATGGTGTGGGAAAAGCTTTAGTCATAACACAAATCTACACACACACCAAAGAATTCACACAGGAGAGAAGCCCTTTAAATGTGATGAATGTGGAAAAAGATTCATTCAGAACTCCCACCTTATTAAACACCAGAGAACTCACACAGGTGAGCAGCCTTATACGTGTAGCTTATGCAAGAGAAACTTTAGTAGGCGATCGAGCCTTCTTAGACACCAGAAACTCCACAGAAGAAGGGAAGCATGTCTAGTGTCTCCAAACTGA
- the ZNF75D gene encoding zinc finger protein 75D isoform X7, translating into MQDIYETVISLGLKLKNDTGNDHPISVSTSEIQTSGCEVSKKTRMKIAQKTMGRENPGDTHSVQKWHRAFPRKKRKKLATCKQELPKLMDLHGKGPTGEKPFKCQECGKSFRVSSDLIKHHRIHTGEKPYKCQQCDRRFRWSSDLNKHFMTHQGIKPYRCSWCGKSFSHNTNLHTHQRIHTGEKPFKCDECGKRFIQNSHLIKHQRTHTGEQPYTCSLCKRNFSRRSSLLRHQKLHRRREACLVSPN; encoded by the coding sequence GGTTAAAGCTAAAAAATGACACTGGAAATGATCATCCTATATCTGTTTCTACATCAGAAATACAAACATCAGGATGCGAAGTATCAAAAAAGACCAGAATGAAAATTGCCCAGAAAACAATGGGCAGGGAAAATCCTGGTGATACACACAGTGTACAGAAATGGCATCGAGCTTTtccaaggaagaaaagaaagaaacttgcaACTTGTAAACAAGAGCTTCCAAAACTTATGGATCTTCATGGGAAAGGCCCCACAGGGGAGAAACCTTTTAAGTGTCAGGAATGTGGGAAAAGCTTCAGAGTTAGCTCTGATCTTATTAAACACCacagaattcacactggagagaaaccctataaatgtcaACAATGTGACAGGAGGTTTAGATGGAGTTCAGATCTTAATAAGCACTTCATGACCCATCAAGGAATAAAACCATATAGATGCTCATGGTGTGGGAAAAGCTTTAGTCATAACACAAATCTACACACACACCAAAGAATTCACACAGGAGAGAAGCCCTTTAAATGTGATGAATGTGGAAAAAGATTCATTCAGAACTCCCACCTTATTAAACACCAGAGAACTCACACAGGTGAGCAGCCTTATACGTGTAGCTTATGCAAGAGAAACTTTAGTAGGCGATCGAGCCTTCTTAGACACCAGAAACTCCACAGAAGAAGGGAAGCATGTCTAGTGTCTCCAAACTGA